In the genome of Desulfofarcimen acetoxidans DSM 771, one region contains:
- the thiF gene encoding sulfur carrier protein ThiS adenylyltransferase ThiF gives MNAFERSLAKSLGRDNLARIQRVKVGIAGAGGLGSNCALFLVRSGFKRLRLVDFDLVEYSNLNRQFFFAAQVGRQKVDALKENLLLINPKLEIEIMPERIEQENAGEIFADCDAVVEALDLAGSKKMLVEAILNTGKLLVAASGVAGWGRIDDIKICRVKNNFYLVGDLVSEAAPGCPVLAPGVNVAAAKQADIVLSYFLRSDKLCL, from the coding sequence ATGAATGCTTTTGAAAGATCACTGGCTAAAAGCTTGGGCCGGGATAACCTGGCCAGAATTCAAAGAGTCAAGGTCGGCATAGCCGGGGCCGGCGGGCTTGGTTCCAACTGTGCCCTGTTTCTGGTCCGGAGTGGGTTTAAAAGGCTCAGGCTGGTAGATTTTGACCTGGTGGAATACAGCAATTTAAACCGCCAATTTTTCTTTGCTGCCCAGGTTGGCCGTCAAAAGGTGGATGCCCTGAAGGAAAACCTGCTATTAATTAATCCTAAACTGGAAATAGAGATTATGCCGGAAAGGATTGAGCAGGAGAATGCCGGTGAAATTTTTGCTGACTGCGATGCAGTGGTAGAAGCTTTGGATCTGGCTGGGTCTAAAAAAATGCTTGTGGAGGCCATTCTGAACACGGGTAAGCTCCTGGTGGCGGCATCAGGCGTGGCAGGATGGGGTAGAATTGACGATATCAAAATTTGCCGGGTGAAAAATAATTTCTACCTGGTAGGAGATCTGGTTTCGGAGGCTGCTCCCGGCTGTCCTGTACTGGCCCCGGGTGTTAACGTGGCAGCGGCCAAACAGGCTGATATAGTTTTAAGTTATTTTTTGCGCTCCGACAAATTATGTTTATGA
- the thiC gene encoding phosphomethylpyrimidine synthase ThiC gives MNYTTQMDAARQGIVTGEMEEVARKELMDVSVLRELIAEGKVVIPANKNHTSLKACGIGQGLKTKINVNLGVSKDCCSIESEMEKVRRAIELQADAIMDLSCYGKTEEFRRRLVEISPAAVGTVPVYDAVGFYDKELKEITAGEFLGVAEKHAQDGVDFMTVHAGINRETAGRFKKNPRLTNIVSRGGALLYAWMELNDRENPFFEYYDELLDIFRKYDVTISLGDACRPGSIKDATDASQIQELIILGELTKRAWEKDVQVMIEGPGHMALNEIVPNMLLEKKLCHGAPFYVLGPLVTDVAPGYDHITSAIGGAIAAANGADFLCYVTPAEHLRLPTLEDMKEGIIASRIAAHAADIAKGVPCARQWDDNMSEARRNLDWQRMFELALDPEKARNYRSQSQPENEDTCTMCGKMCAVRNMNKVLDGSEPI, from the coding sequence TTGAATTATACTACTCAAATGGACGCTGCCCGTCAAGGAATTGTCACCGGGGAAATGGAAGAGGTGGCTCGCAAGGAGTTAATGGATGTATCAGTTTTGCGGGAACTGATCGCGGAGGGTAAGGTGGTTATACCCGCCAATAAAAATCATACTTCCCTAAAAGCTTGCGGGATTGGGCAGGGCTTAAAAACAAAAATTAACGTTAATCTAGGTGTCTCCAAAGACTGCTGCAGTATTGAGTCTGAGATGGAAAAGGTTCGGCGTGCCATTGAACTGCAGGCGGATGCCATTATGGATCTTAGCTGTTACGGAAAAACCGAAGAATTTAGGCGCAGACTGGTGGAAATATCACCGGCGGCTGTTGGCACCGTGCCTGTCTATGATGCTGTCGGTTTTTACGATAAGGAATTGAAAGAAATAACAGCCGGGGAGTTTCTGGGAGTGGCTGAGAAACATGCCCAGGACGGGGTTGACTTTATGACCGTACACGCAGGGATTAATCGGGAGACTGCCGGCCGGTTCAAGAAAAACCCGCGTTTGACCAATATTGTTTCCAGAGGTGGGGCATTGCTTTATGCCTGGATGGAACTTAATGATCGAGAAAACCCTTTCTTTGAGTATTATGACGAACTTCTGGATATTTTCAGAAAGTATGATGTCACTATCAGCCTGGGTGATGCCTGCCGGCCGGGCAGTATTAAAGATGCTACTGATGCCAGCCAGATTCAGGAATTGATTATTCTTGGTGAATTGACTAAGCGGGCCTGGGAGAAAGATGTTCAGGTGATGATAGAAGGACCCGGTCATATGGCTTTAAACGAAATTGTCCCGAACATGCTTTTGGAGAAGAAGTTATGCCACGGTGCTCCTTTTTACGTCCTGGGACCGCTGGTTACCGATGTAGCTCCCGGTTACGACCATATCACCAGTGCCATCGGCGGGGCCATCGCTGCTGCCAATGGGGCGGATTTCCTCTGTTATGTAACTCCGGCGGAGCACCTGCGGCTGCCCACCCTGGAAGATATGAAAGAGGGTATCATCGCCTCCCGTATTGCTGCCCACGCGGCCGACATAGCCAAGGGAGTTCCCTGTGCCAGGCAGTGGGATGATAATATGAGCGAAGCCAGGCGCAATTTGGACTGGCAGAGAATGTTTGAGTTGGCCCTGGATCCGGAGAAGGCCAGGAACTACAGGTCACAATCCCAGCCTGAGAACGAGGACACCTGCACCATGTGCGGCAAAATGTGTGCTGTACGTAATATGAATAAGGTGTTGGACGGGTCGGAGCCTATTTAG
- the thiE gene encoding thiamine phosphate synthase produces MVSRRGLAELLQTDIYGITAEEYSLGRSNLEVVSMMIDSGIKLIQYREKEKKTREKYEECLKIREMTRQVGVAFIVNDHVDLALLVDADGVHLGQDDLPPEQVRQLVGEQMLIGLSTHCPEQADAAVKAGVDYIGVGPIFATRTKKDVCDPVGLEYLEYVADNIRLPFVAIGGIKEHNLAEVSSRGARCVALVTEIVGAGDIRGKVSALKAILSRKEV; encoded by the coding sequence ATGGTGTCTAGGCGCGGTTTGGCCGAACTTTTGCAAACGGATATTTACGGCATCACAGCTGAAGAGTATTCTCTGGGCAGGAGCAACCTTGAGGTGGTGTCCATGATGATTGATTCCGGGATTAAGCTTATACAGTACCGTGAGAAAGAAAAGAAAACCCGTGAAAAATATGAAGAGTGCCTGAAAATCAGGGAGATGACCAGGCAGGTGGGGGTTGCCTTTATCGTTAACGATCATGTTGACCTGGCCCTTCTGGTGGATGCTGACGGGGTGCATCTGGGACAGGATGATTTGCCCCCGGAACAAGTCAGACAACTGGTGGGTGAGCAGATGCTTATAGGTCTTTCCACTCATTGTCCCGAGCAGGCAGATGCCGCGGTGAAAGCCGGGGTAGATTATATCGGTGTGGGACCTATTTTTGCCACCAGAACTAAAAAAGATGTTTGTGATCCGGTAGGACTGGAATACCTGGAATATGTGGCAGACAATATCAGGCTGCCCTTTGTGGCCATCGGCGGGATTAAGGAACATAATTTGGCCGAGGTAAGCAGCAGGGGCGCCAGGTGCGTTGCATTGGTAACAGAAATTGTAGGAGCTGGGGATATACGCGGTAAGGTGAGCGCTCTTAAAGCAATTCTCAGCCGGAAGGAGGTTTAG
- a CDS encoding EAL domain-containing protein — MESINLSQYLNLNINTKKTGQIIIDKTTNKIIALNNVLIEWLGYEKKELLNCSIEDFIEVFEQNETLVSRLIKKDGTFVEAQLSATFMENNNKEYYLLEIKNSNQQHQEDQLNFLQQLIDIIPSPVFFKDINGLYQGCNKAFENYIGHSREELLGKSAYYISPKNLADKYLAKDKELFKNKGAEVFESSILYADDSLHEVIINKAVYFDNENKVAGLIGIITDITELKQFERKLKQTAERFRSIYEDAAIGIAIVNEQGRFLQCNAQFQKMLAYNENELRDKLISDITHPNDISIMNFLYQELFSGRRMNYQTEKRYIRKDGQLIWVRLTASQVQTAPGEPKLVIGMAEDITKHKQVEKALITERKRLFSLLDELPAAIFLLAKDYTIRYSNRLSLKQFGNPGTKRCYEHTFGLSKPCKNCIPFKVFENNTLTQHEFKDKNGRKYHFYNYPYTDVDGSSLVLSLCIDITDRKQAEEFFKKYKILSDCAHDFFLFINGNKKIIEANQAAVEALGYSRDDLLTLNINDLLALEALKLNKNQMEQAYQNGILFETVAKRKDGSTFPIEVNLRGTFIGNERVFLSVGRDITNRKRFEQKLQYLASHDPLTNISNRYSLEEYLTRFVAKAKLGRTGVLLLIDLDNFKMVNDTYGHAAGDEVLIALVNTLRLNLREEDFIARFGGDEFVVLLDNTTVAEAMLIAEKLRNAVDNNAFCLCTFKTCFNLTISIGAVLIDGNQDAQKLLSIVDAALYVAKESGRNSIKYLEADEFSKYVYAETNEIIGLIKQALREDKFISYYQPVVKIDNGTIAHYEALTRLIGKNREIILPGIFIPVAERYGLMPQIDQWVVRNSLAALVQNPEIKIFINISGMSLGQDTLLESIEKQIRDSKIDPLRLGFEITETTAIKDLPRAERWIRRLKKLGCQFALDDFGMGFSSFSYLRVLPVDIIKIDGSFIRDINDNPTQHAILQAIINIARTLGKKTIAEYVENKEILQSLHKLNIDYGQGYFLGKPAPEFQNSSRY; from the coding sequence ATGGAATCAATTAACTTAAGTCAATACCTTAATTTAAATATAAATACTAAAAAAACAGGGCAAATTATTATAGATAAGACAACTAACAAAATAATTGCATTAAACAACGTCTTAATTGAGTGGCTGGGATATGAAAAGAAGGAATTATTAAATTGCAGTATTGAAGATTTCATAGAAGTATTTGAACAGAATGAAACCCTTGTGTCAAGACTTATTAAAAAAGACGGTACATTTGTGGAAGCACAACTTTCCGCAACTTTCATGGAAAATAATAATAAAGAATACTATTTGTTGGAAATTAAAAACAGTAACCAGCAACATCAGGAAGACCAGTTGAATTTCCTGCAACAATTAATAGATATAATACCCAGTCCCGTCTTTTTCAAGGACATAAATGGATTATATCAGGGATGCAATAAAGCTTTTGAAAACTACATAGGCCATTCCAGAGAGGAATTGCTGGGTAAATCAGCATATTACATATCACCTAAAAATTTAGCTGACAAATATTTAGCAAAAGACAAAGAGTTATTTAAAAATAAAGGTGCAGAGGTATTTGAATCAAGCATTTTATATGCTGACGACAGCCTGCATGAAGTTATTATTAACAAGGCTGTCTACTTTGATAATGAAAATAAAGTAGCGGGTTTAATAGGAATTATTACTGATATTACCGAACTCAAGCAGTTTGAAAGAAAACTTAAGCAGACAGCAGAGCGTTTTCGCTCCATTTATGAAGATGCAGCTATTGGCATTGCAATTGTAAACGAGCAGGGTCGCTTCTTGCAATGCAATGCACAGTTTCAAAAGATGCTGGCCTACAATGAAAATGAACTCCGCGATAAGCTTATCAGCGATATAACTCACCCAAATGACATCTCAATAATGAACTTTCTGTATCAAGAACTTTTTTCAGGGAGACGCATGAATTATCAAACTGAGAAAAGATATATTCGAAAAGACGGCCAGCTAATATGGGTTCGACTCACAGCTTCTCAGGTGCAAACGGCTCCCGGTGAACCAAAGCTGGTAATTGGTATGGCGGAGGACATCACCAAACATAAACAAGTGGAAAAAGCTCTTATAACTGAACGCAAGAGGCTTTTTTCCTTATTGGACGAATTACCGGCTGCTATTTTTTTGCTGGCTAAAGATTATACCATTCGCTATTCTAACCGTTTATCTCTGAAACAATTTGGGAATCCCGGTACCAAACGATGCTACGAGCATACTTTCGGATTAAGCAAACCTTGCAAGAACTGCATCCCCTTTAAAGTATTTGAAAACAATACGCTTACACAGCATGAGTTTAAAGATAAAAATGGACGCAAATATCATTTTTATAATTATCCCTATACAGATGTGGATGGGTCTTCCCTGGTTTTAAGTTTATGTATAGATATAACGGATCGCAAACAGGCTGAAGAATTTTTTAAAAAATATAAAATACTTTCTGATTGCGCGCATGATTTTTTTCTTTTTATCAACGGTAACAAAAAAATTATAGAGGCTAATCAGGCAGCAGTGGAAGCACTAGGTTACAGCCGTGATGATTTGCTAACTTTAAATATAAACGACTTGCTTGCACTGGAAGCTTTGAAATTAAACAAAAACCAAATGGAACAGGCTTACCAAAATGGAATTTTGTTTGAAACAGTGGCAAAAAGAAAAGATGGCAGTACTTTCCCAATAGAAGTAAACTTGAGAGGTACTTTTATTGGCAATGAGCGCGTTTTTTTGAGTGTTGGGCGTGATATAACAAACCGTAAAAGATTTGAACAAAAATTGCAATATTTAGCTAGCCATGATCCATTAACGAACATTTCCAATAGGTATTCCCTGGAGGAATATCTGACCAGATTTGTAGCCAAAGCCAAACTAGGCAGGACAGGTGTTCTCCTGCTAATTGATCTGGATAACTTTAAAATGGTCAACGATACTTATGGTCATGCTGCAGGCGACGAGGTGCTGATAGCACTGGTTAATACTTTAAGACTCAATCTGAGAGAAGAAGATTTTATTGCCCGGTTTGGCGGAGATGAATTTGTAGTCTTATTAGATAATACGACAGTAGCGGAAGCTATGCTCATTGCTGAAAAACTGCGCAATGCGGTTGATAATAATGCTTTTTGCCTCTGTACCTTCAAAACTTGTTTTAACTTAACTATCAGCATTGGAGCGGTTCTAATTGACGGCAATCAGGATGCTCAAAAATTACTTTCTATTGTAGATGCAGCTCTTTATGTGGCAAAAGAAAGCGGGAGAAACAGCATTAAATACTTGGAAGCAGATGAGTTTTCCAAATACGTTTATGCGGAAACAAACGAAATAATTGGTCTCATCAAGCAGGCATTAAGAGAGGACAAGTTTATATCATACTATCAACCGGTTGTAAAAATAGATAACGGTACTATAGCGCACTATGAGGCTCTTACCCGTCTTATCGGTAAAAATAGGGAAATAATTCTTCCCGGCATATTTATTCCCGTTGCTGAGCGATATGGATTAATGCCCCAGATTGATCAATGGGTTGTCCGAAATTCATTGGCTGCCCTTGTGCAAAATCCTGAAATCAAAATTTTTATCAATATTTCGGGTATGAGTCTGGGCCAGGATACTTTGCTTGAATCTATAGAAAAGCAAATTCGGGATAGTAAAATTGACCCTTTACGACTGGGCTTTGAGATTACAGAAACAACCGCCATTAAAGATCTGCCACGTGCAGAAAGATGGATTCGCAGGTTAAAGAAATTAGGTTGCCAGTTTGCCTTAGATGATTTTGGTATGGGATTTTCCTCTTTTTCTTATCTCCGTGTATTACCGGTGGACATAATAAAAATTGATGGTTCTTTTATTCGCGATATTAACGATAATCCGACTCAACATGCCATACTCCAGGCTATAATCAATATAGCACGTACTCTCGGTAAAAAGACTATTGCCGAGTACGTGGAAAACAAGGAAATTTTACAATCTCTTCATAAGTTAAATATTGATTACGGTCAGGGGTATTTTCTTGGTAAACCTGCTCCAGAGTTCCAAAATAGCTCTCGGTATTGA
- the thiH gene encoding 2-iminoacetate synthase ThiH: MSFYGELQRYENFDFELFFKQVTDAGIKRIIAQHRLNERDYLALLSPRAENFLEEMAQKAHRLTVQHFGRVIFLFTPMYLANYCVNQCVYCGFQVHNRLERKKLSPAEVEKEAKIIAATGLKHILILTGESRQESPVSYIRDCVEVLKKYFTSVSIEIYPLEEDEYAELIAAGVDGLTMYQEVYNEEVYAELHPGGPKRNYRFRLDAPERACRAGVRTVNVGALLGLHDWRSEAFFTGLHADYLQKNFTDVEVSISPPRMRPHLGGFQPRVEVSDQNLVQYLLAFRLFMPRGGITVSTRERAELRDHLVRLGATKMSAGSCTAVGGRSDQESTGQFEISDERNVVEMADMLYSVGYQPVYKDWQSF; the protein is encoded by the coding sequence GTGAGTTTTTACGGAGAACTCCAAAGGTATGAGAACTTTGATTTTGAACTCTTTTTTAAACAAGTTACTGACGCCGGGATTAAAAGAATTATAGCCCAGCACCGCCTTAATGAAAGAGATTACCTGGCGCTGCTGTCTCCCCGGGCGGAAAATTTTCTGGAGGAAATGGCTCAAAAAGCTCACCGCCTTACTGTTCAGCACTTTGGCAGGGTAATTTTCCTTTTTACTCCCATGTACCTGGCCAACTATTGTGTCAATCAGTGTGTGTACTGCGGGTTTCAGGTTCATAATAGGCTGGAAAGAAAGAAACTTTCTCCCGCCGAAGTGGAAAAGGAAGCTAAAATTATTGCAGCTACCGGTCTAAAGCATATACTCATTCTTACCGGAGAGTCCAGGCAGGAATCCCCGGTTTCCTATATCAGAGATTGTGTCGAGGTGCTGAAAAAATATTTTACTTCTGTCAGCATAGAAATTTATCCACTGGAAGAAGACGAGTATGCCGAGCTTATTGCTGCCGGGGTGGACGGTTTGACTATGTACCAGGAGGTATATAACGAGGAGGTTTATGCCGAACTGCATCCGGGTGGGCCGAAACGAAATTACCGCTTCCGGTTGGATGCTCCGGAGCGGGCCTGCCGGGCAGGAGTGAGGACAGTTAATGTGGGCGCCTTACTGGGACTGCATGACTGGCGAAGCGAGGCTTTTTTCACAGGTCTGCATGCTGATTATCTCCAGAAAAATTTTACGGATGTTGAGGTCAGCATATCGCCGCCGCGGATGCGCCCTCACCTGGGGGGCTTTCAACCCAGAGTTGAAGTGAGCGATCAAAACCTGGTGCAGTACCTACTGGCCTTCCGGCTCTTTATGCCGCGCGGCGGTATTACTGTTTCCACCAGAGAGAGGGCAGAATTGCGGGATCATCTTGTGCGGCTGGGCGCGACCAAAATGTCGGCCGGTTCTTGTACTGCTGTGGGTGGGCGGTCTGATCAGGAATCCACCGGCCAGTTTGAGATATCTGATGAGCGCAATGTGGTGGAGATGGCGGACATGCTTTACTCTGTTGGTTACCAGCCGGTCTATAAAGATTGGCAGTCGTTTTGA
- a CDS encoding AEC family transporter has translation MSGRIAVVINQIIIFAILMFVGYAGAKTDVITKDGLNALSKMIVKIILPALIFSIVADSGLTAKEFLISGKFSIGVICSYAALILSGMVLIKLCKLEGKSANVFLALMIFGNMGFMGIPLIQSIFKEPVAQVCISVYTIIDMALLWTLGVYLCSRHYDNLNSLSAVKNMVNPTTVALLIAFTIMFFKIPIPDLLMRTISGMGGTSKYLTLIYLGGTLAFIAVDKIIKKPSIFVLALVKMLFIPVSMYFLLGFFLPQTPRMILTLIVGLPSMTTVAMVATAYQSDDEYATEIIFKDRLILF, from the coding sequence TTGTCCGGACGGATAGCTGTTGTAATTAATCAAATAATAATATTTGCTATTCTTATGTTTGTCGGGTATGCCGGTGCGAAAACAGATGTTATTACCAAGGACGGGCTGAATGCTCTTTCCAAGATGATAGTTAAAATTATTTTACCCGCTTTAATATTCAGCATTGTTGCAGATAGCGGGTTAACAGCCAAAGAATTTCTGATTAGCGGAAAGTTTAGTATCGGAGTAATATGTTCTTACGCAGCTTTAATCCTATCCGGAATGGTGTTAATTAAACTGTGCAAGCTGGAAGGCAAATCTGCAAACGTATTTTTGGCTCTTATGATTTTTGGCAATATGGGCTTTATGGGGATACCATTAATACAGTCTATATTTAAGGAGCCGGTGGCTCAGGTTTGCATATCCGTTTATACCATTATAGATATGGCTCTTTTGTGGACACTGGGAGTTTATTTATGCAGCAGGCATTATGATAATTTAAATTCATTGAGTGCTGTTAAAAATATGGTGAATCCTACCACAGTTGCTTTGCTCATTGCCTTTACTATAATGTTTTTTAAGATACCGATACCGGATTTGCTTATGAGGACAATATCAGGTATGGGAGGAACGAGCAAGTACTTGACACTGATATATTTAGGCGGTACTTTGGCTTTTATTGCAGTGGACAAAATAATCAAGAAGCCAAGTATATTTGTTTTGGCCTTAGTTAAAATGTTGTTTATACCGGTGAGCATGTATTTTCTTTTAGGTTTCTTTTTGCCACAGACTCCACGCATGATTTTAACATTAATTGTTGGGCTTCCGTCAATGACTACAGTTGCTATGGTAGCGACAGCTTACCAGTCTGACGATGAATATGCGACAGAAATCATTTTTAAAGACAGACTCATACTGTTTTAA
- the thiS gene encoding sulfur carrier protein ThiS has translation MKFNLNGKEEFFKESLTVAELINLKGLNPDTVVVEYNRELVKKEQLAGIVLKENDRLEILRFVGGG, from the coding sequence TTGAAATTCAACTTAAACGGAAAAGAAGAGTTTTTTAAGGAAAGCCTGACGGTGGCAGAGCTTATCAATTTAAAAGGACTTAACCCTGATACTGTGGTTGTAGAATATAACCGGGAGTTGGTTAAGAAAGAACAGTTGGCCGGTATTGTTCTTAAAGAAAATGACCGGCTGGAGATCTTAAGATTTGTTGGAGGAGGTTAA
- a CDS encoding thiazole synthase: MRDILKIGGQEISSRLFLGTGKFSSNRLIPQVVEASGAQVVTVALRRVDLDYEEENIAAYVPKDCILMPNTSGARNAGEAVRIARLARAAGCGNWIKIEVISDNRYLLPDNYETIKATEILAAEGFVVLPYMSPDLMVAKKLAEVGAAAVMPLGAPIGSNRGLKTKELIKILIEEIALPIIVDAGIGRPSEAAEAMEMGAAAVLVNTAVATAGDPVVMASAFGLAVRAGRIACLAGPGETLDYARSSSPLTGFLRD, from the coding sequence GTGAGAGATATTTTAAAAATTGGCGGACAGGAAATAAGCAGTCGGCTGTTTCTGGGTACAGGTAAGTTTTCATCTAACAGGCTGATTCCTCAAGTTGTTGAGGCTTCGGGTGCCCAGGTGGTAACTGTAGCTTTAAGGCGGGTTGACCTTGATTACGAAGAAGAGAATATTGCTGCTTACGTGCCCAAAGATTGTATCTTAATGCCCAATACTTCGGGGGCCAGAAACGCCGGGGAAGCGGTTCGGATTGCCAGGTTGGCCAGGGCGGCAGGCTGCGGCAACTGGATTAAGATTGAAGTAATCTCGGACAACAGGTATCTGCTGCCGGATAATTATGAGACGATTAAGGCCACTGAAATCCTGGCCGCTGAAGGATTTGTCGTTCTTCCCTATATGAGCCCGGATTTGATGGTGGCCAAAAAACTGGCGGAGGTGGGCGCGGCGGCGGTAATGCCGCTGGGTGCTCCTATCGGCAGTAATCGGGGCTTGAAAACAAAGGAACTGATAAAGATTTTAATCGAAGAGATAGCTTTACCCATTATTGTAGACGCAGGAATCGGAAGGCCTTCTGAAGCCGCGGAAGCTATGGAAATGGGTGCCGCTGCAGTGCTTGTAAATACGGCGGTTGCCACGGCGGGTGACCCGGTGGTGATGGCCAGTGCCTTTGGCCTGGCTGTTCGGGCCGGCCGTATCGCCTGCCTGGCGGGACCGGGTGAAACTTTAGATTATGCCCGATCTTCTTCACCACTGACAGGCTTTTTAAGGGATTAA
- a CDS encoding histidine kinase N-terminal 7TM domain-containing diguanylate cyclase → MASAMFTFFVFIYMFKQNNYITKYFAFFCLSITIYSFGYSMELYGNRFDKMLFWNYIQYLGLPFLPALWLIFSLEYNNKRTKTAIKAGIFLIPILTLFFRYTSNLNHLFYVSVQKTTNLFFPVLYIVKGPWYWVHAIYTTSCFIVVNYVYFFTYRKSTGSIRRQCLLLLIASLFPWISYLLDLLNISPLNIDWGAFAVTSSVAIFLVAYLRYQFLNIKPLARDKVFESTNDGIIVLDANNNVIDFNPSAEVIFPGLDENCIGKNIRMVFETNERLVDSILNCVEFQYESLSDYKKNYYRVQTVKILESRDRGVGFLITFNDITKYMNMMEELNHLASRDALTGVYNRRYFAELSSLELSKSRRYNMPASLIILDLDFFKQINDNYGHQAGDTVLKEIADICRKSIRSIDILGRYGGEEFVIFLPNTKLEDCRMVSNRILNNIASAVICYEGKSIKVTASIGTSGVEFVSDENLDHFLKTADQALYQAKLDGRNCLRSSGG, encoded by the coding sequence ATGGCATCTGCTATGTTCACTTTTTTTGTTTTTATCTATATGTTTAAGCAGAATAATTATATTACAAAATATTTCGCATTTTTTTGTCTAAGCATAACAATATATTCCTTTGGATACTCTATGGAGCTTTATGGTAACAGATTTGATAAAATGCTTTTTTGGAATTATATTCAATATTTGGGTTTGCCATTCTTACCTGCGTTGTGGTTAATATTTAGTTTGGAATATAATAATAAGCGTACCAAAACTGCAATAAAGGCGGGTATATTTTTAATACCGATTTTAACTCTCTTTTTTCGGTATACAAGCAATTTAAATCATCTTTTTTATGTAAGTGTGCAAAAAACCACTAATCTTTTTTTTCCTGTACTATATATTGTGAAGGGTCCCTGGTATTGGGTTCATGCAATATATACAACATCGTGTTTTATTGTTGTGAATTATGTGTATTTTTTTACGTATAGGAAATCAACCGGATCCATTCGCCGTCAATGTTTACTTTTGCTGATTGCTTCACTTTTTCCCTGGATTTCTTACTTGCTGGATTTATTGAATATATCGCCTTTGAATATTGATTGGGGTGCCTTTGCAGTCACTTCTTCAGTCGCTATATTTTTAGTGGCTTATTTAAGATACCAGTTTCTCAATATAAAACCTTTAGCCAGAGATAAAGTTTTTGAATCCACAAATGATGGTATTATTGTATTAGACGCTAATAATAATGTTATCGACTTTAATCCCTCGGCGGAGGTTATTTTTCCCGGTCTTGATGAGAATTGTATAGGTAAAAATATACGAATGGTATTTGAAACGAATGAAAGATTGGTTGATTCGATTCTTAATTGTGTGGAATTTCAATATGAAAGTCTAAGCGATTATAAGAAAAATTATTATAGGGTTCAAACGGTAAAGATATTAGAATCAAGAGACAGGGGGGTCGGTTTTCTTATAACCTTTAATGATATTACAAAGTATATGAATATGATGGAAGAACTAAATCACCTTGCTTCGAGAGATGCCCTGACCGGTGTTTATAACAGAAGATATTTTGCCGAACTTAGTTCTTTGGAATTATCGAAATCAAGGCGCTATAATATGCCTGCTTCATTAATTATCCTCGATCTTGATTTTTTTAAGCAGATTAATGATAATTATGGTCATCAAGCCGGTGACACAGTACTCAAGGAGATTGCAGATATCTGCCGCAAGTCTATTCGTTCCATTGATATTTTAGGCCGGTACGGTGGTGAAGAATTTGTTATCTTTTTACCGAATACAAAATTGGAAGACTGCCGGATGGTTTCCAATCGAATTTTAAACAATATTGCATCGGCAGTAATATGTTATGAAGGGAAAAGTATAAAAGTTACAGCAAGTATAGGGACTTCCGGTGTGGAGTTTGTTTCTGATGAAAATTTAGACCATTTTCTGAAAACTGCTGACCAGGCGTTATATCAGGCGAAGTTAGATGGACGTAATTGCTTGCGTTCGAGTGGAGGTTAG